The Corynebacterium poyangense genome includes a window with the following:
- the dapF gene encoding diaminopimelate epimerase, with amino-acid sequence MEEFQLPELTFAKGHGTGNDFIIIPDPEGEHPLTAQHVAWLCDRHRGLGADGILRVIRAGALLDRGEISHLDEGIERDTWFMDYRNADGSLAEMCGNGVRVFAHWLYSRELTLNSCFPVGTRAGVKNVHVHSADLYLADVTVSMGTPAIMGESSCIFDNQHYSGWGIDMGNPHLACVVSDLTSDQLSQLDFRTAPEWDKQFFPHGVNVEILTPLTGSGEVNMRVYERGVGETLSCGTGTVAAAQAALLDSGRQHGTILVHIPGGRVEVSISAHDATLRGPSVILAEGKIAPIVARS; translated from the coding sequence ATGGAAGAATTTCAGTTACCCGAGTTAACTTTTGCCAAAGGGCACGGTACTGGGAATGACTTTATTATTATTCCGGACCCGGAAGGAGAACATCCGTTGACAGCACAGCACGTTGCCTGGCTGTGCGATCGACACCGAGGGCTCGGTGCAGATGGGATACTTCGGGTAATTCGTGCTGGCGCTCTGCTTGATCGAGGTGAAATCTCACATCTAGATGAAGGTATTGAGCGAGACACCTGGTTTATGGACTACCGCAACGCCGATGGTTCACTAGCGGAAATGTGTGGCAACGGAGTCCGGGTTTTTGCTCACTGGCTATATAGCCGAGAACTCACTCTCAATTCATGTTTTCCGGTGGGCACAAGAGCCGGTGTCAAAAACGTGCACGTGCATAGCGCTGACCTCTACTTAGCCGATGTCACCGTGAGCATGGGAACCCCTGCCATCATGGGGGAAAGTTCTTGCATTTTCGATAATCAGCATTACTCCGGGTGGGGAATAGATATGGGGAACCCGCACCTTGCTTGTGTGGTCTCGGACTTGACGTCGGATCAGCTCTCACAGCTGGATTTTCGCACTGCGCCGGAGTGGGACAAGCAGTTTTTTCCGCACGGAGTCAACGTGGAGATACTTACGCCCTTAACCGGGTCCGGAGAAGTAAATATGAGAGTGTATGAGCGCGGAGTAGGAGAAACTCTCTCCTGCGGCACCGGGACAGTAGCTGCAGCACAAGCTGCGTTATTGGACTCCGGGCGTCAACACGGCACCATATTGGTCCATATCCCTGGTGGTCGAGTGGAAGTGAGCATTTCTGCCCATGACGCTACATTAAGAGGGCCGTCGGTGATTCTTGCCGAGGGAAAAATAGCGCCTATTGTGGCGAGGTCTTAA
- the miaA gene encoding tRNA (adenosine(37)-N6)-dimethylallyltransferase MiaA, producing MSRISPPPRPIAIIGPTAVGKSALSIALAHLLDGEIVNADSMQLYQGMDIGTAKLTVEERAGIPHHQLDVIPVTCTASVARYQHDAAADVEAIQARGRVPIIVGGSMLYVQSLIDQWDFPPTDAQVRAKWESRLADVGIHQLHAELAKRDPEAAATIEDQDPRRTVRALEVIELTGKPFKASQPNRRAVPRWNALLVGLFAESEWLNPRIETRTHRMFDRGLIEEVRHLQTKGLVRDSTAGQAIGYAQVLDMFDGQLSEEEAREKTISGTRRYVRRQRAWFKRDPRIHWVEAKNDPLVGVQQLLEQEDS from the coding sequence ATGTCAAGGATCTCTCCACCGCCGCGGCCCATTGCCATAATAGGTCCCACCGCTGTGGGTAAATCTGCTCTCTCCATTGCTTTGGCCCACCTCTTAGATGGGGAAATTGTAAATGCTGATTCGATGCAGCTATATCAAGGAATGGATATTGGAACAGCCAAACTCACCGTAGAGGAGCGAGCGGGAATTCCTCATCACCAATTGGATGTTATTCCGGTAACGTGCACCGCCTCAGTAGCTCGCTACCAGCACGACGCCGCCGCAGATGTGGAAGCTATCCAAGCACGGGGGAGAGTTCCTATCATTGTGGGTGGTTCCATGCTCTATGTGCAATCTTTAATTGATCAGTGGGATTTCCCGCCTACTGACGCGCAGGTTCGAGCCAAGTGGGAATCCAGGCTTGCTGACGTAGGAATTCACCAACTTCATGCGGAGTTGGCTAAGCGAGATCCTGAGGCTGCCGCCACCATTGAAGATCAAGATCCGCGGCGAACGGTACGGGCACTTGAGGTTATTGAATTAACAGGTAAACCTTTTAAAGCGAGTCAGCCCAACCGCCGGGCGGTACCACGGTGGAATGCTCTATTGGTGGGGTTGTTTGCCGAGTCAGAGTGGCTTAATCCTCGGATTGAGACAAGAACTCACCGGATGTTTGATCGGGGGTTGATCGAGGAAGTCCGTCACTTACAAACTAAGGGGTTGGTTCGTGACTCCACCGCCGGGCAAGCTATTGGTTATGCCCAGGTTTTAGATATGTTCGACGGGCAGCTAAGCGAAGAGGAAGCGCGGGAGAAAACGATCAGTGGAACCCGTCGTTACGTCCGACGCCAGCGCGCGTGGTTTAAACGAGATCCACGGATTCACTGGGTTGAGGCGAAGAATGATCCGCTGGTTGGCGTGCAACAGTTATTGGAACAGGAAGACAGCTAG